In the genome of Salinispirillum sp. LH 10-3-1, one region contains:
- a CDS encoding type II toxin-antitoxin system prevent-host-death family antitoxin gives MKIVSFTEARNGLKAVLDSVVNDADTAVITRRDSEDAVVMSLDYYNSLMETVHLLRSPANAEHLNRSIEQFKAGKVTPRDLMDE, from the coding sequence ATGAAAATTGTGTCGTTTACAGAAGCCAGAAATGGCTTAAAAGCGGTGTTGGATTCCGTGGTCAATGACGCGGATACAGCAGTGATTACCCGCCGTGATTCAGAAGACGCGGTAGTGATGTCGCTGGACTACTACAACAGTCTGATGGAGACGGTACACTTACTGCGCTCACCCGCCAACGCCGAGCATTTGAATCGCTCCATTGAGCAATTTAAAGCTGGGAAAGTCACGCCAAGAGACTTGATGGATGAGTAG
- a CDS encoding transposase has protein sequence MKCNERHFGMKMHIGVDVTTGVIHSREITAANAHGLEPSDELLRGNEEYQSPAAYGRLGEFNDDEEKLVGVGVAAPKRL, from the coding sequence CTGAAATGCAATGAGAGGCACTTTGGCATGAAGATGCACATCGGAGTAGATGTGACCACGGGTGTGATCCATAGTCGTGAAATAACAGCCGCCAACGCCCATGGCCTTGAGCCTTCAGACGAGTTGCTGCGCGGCAACGAGGAATACCAGTCGCCTGCTGCCTATGGCAGGCTTGGTGAGTTTAATGATGATGAAGAAAAGTTGGTTGGCGTAGGGGTTGCTGCGCCTAAAAGGCTATGA